TCTTACTAAAAAAGGAGCAATGATCTCGACCGTGTAGACAATTTGCATTTTGCTTGCTTGCATGGGACGACGCCGCCCCTTACTAAATTCGTCAAACAATATGTGACATATTCCTACATCGAATTACTTTACAAGGATATGGAAGATTTTGAGGGGGAAAAACCGACACTGTTTTAGTTTACACGTGTGATCACTGTGTTTGCCTTTATCGATCTGtaacgtttgtgtgtttgatttgatttgtttgttttgtctgtttgaAAACCTTGAATGTTTCCTACCTGTTTTTCTCTCtaactctctctttctctctttgctATGCTTCACGGTTGCTATCTCGTTGCTTTGCTATACATTTCATACTTTTGCTAACAATTTTGTTGCGCAACAGTAAGAGTAAAGTTGCGCGCCTACGCTAATACGCAGCACAATCCGATTAAAAATGGATGAGATTCTACGCAAACGTACAGCAAAGTTCACATTTCGTTTTTGTCTGTCGTCCGAAAAATGAAGACCAACATTCTTCATTGTGTTGTAAGTGCACTTTCTCTTTTGTTATGTACagattaaaagaaaactaaactGTAGGAAATTATTTCCCAGCCGCAGCGTTGTAGTAGTACTTTGCAACTAATAACCTAATTACTTATCGCCAATCGCCTCTAATAttcccacaaaacaaaaatcctgcaAAATCGTTCCATAGAGTTAATCAGCGTGACCGGACCGGGGATGGGTATTAAAATACGTtggtaaaaaaatagtaaaaaaaaataaaactacagcaacaaacaGTATATGCACAATACAATGTTCCTACAAAGAAGAATTAAAGTTTCTGATTGCAATGAGCACTAACCCAAAAACCAACGCATATTCGTGAAGGATCGAATATTTCATTCGCTTCCTATTACATTATACCAAATTCACCTTTGGGCGCAAACACGAATCACTTACCCATTCAGTGATTTAAGCTttactttgtaaaaaaaaggagacaCATGAAGAGAGTTCTGTGCGTATGGGCATAAACTGTTCGATCCTGTTCGACTTGAACCAACCAACATTTACTCTCAAGTAATGAAGGTCAAtaacaaagaataaaaaagcgaGCACGCGAGTAGTATTTCGCCTAACGTTATGCACACTATTAAAGATCTCTCGGCAAAGCGGTCGGAAAATGTATTAGAGAAAGACGTTTGATGAATCGGTCAAGAtttggtggatggaaaaaaataaataaatagccaAACTCCTACCTAATCGTTCCTATATAACATCACCATGCTCACCGCCGCGTGGCACAACTAACTTGCAGGCCGGTTCTCCTGCTCAGCTCAACACACTTCACGCTTGACGACGGTTGACGAACAAATCGTATTTCGCCACTTTGTTTGCGAATAGTTTTTTCGCTCGATTTGCCGCAAATGCTTTGGTCGCGGCTCATGCCCAACTTCATCGTACGAAACTTCCGCTCTTCGTTTGGTTATTCGTACCGGATCCTGTTTGACGATTACCGCTTGCACCGGTTCCTTTTTTACGACTAACGCATGTACCGGTTCCGTTTTGACGATTGTTTCCATACCGCCGTACGGATACGGATTATTGCCCTTCTTGACCCGCTTGTTGTCTGCCTTGAAAAACGTGGATTTTATCTTCCGTTGGTAGCTATCACTGCCCCGATACCACTCTTCCTCATCAAACCCATAGAAAGGTTCGTCCACTTCACTGCAACCAAGGTACATGACGACTTCGTCGTCGGAATGAACCGAAATTGTGCGCCCCAGCAGCGTACAATCCGTGTCTCTATATCCCACAAACTCCTTCGATAATTGCAGTGTGAAAAGGTTATCCAAACCGAACGACTGATCGGACAAATAATTATCAGCGGTGCAGGATACGTGTTGCACAAGTTTCTCGcttcgttccttttttatcgTCGCATTTGTCCGATGTGGTGCGGTCACGTTTACGTTACTAATGTTACTACTGCTAGCTTCGGGGACCGATGAAGGTGCAGGTAGTTGctcatttttcctttcgttccgAGGCGGTTTGTTCTCCTTCATATCCTGTAAACAATCCAGCACCGGTTCTACATTTATTGTAGCTCCTAATAGCTCTTTAGTCGTATCTGAAAAATCCTCTTCATTCATAATTTGACGCAATTCCATCGTCACGCGTGCTACACTAACGCTATCGAtttgatggtgctgctgtttcGTCGTGGGTACTACTAAACCATCCACTACgtcattgttattattttcggCCTCGCGTGACTTCCTGCTACTGGGGATCGGTTCCGATTTCATCTTATCCGTGTCTGCGTCCTTGCTCGTCTCTTCTTCCTCCACATCGATAACAATTTCATCCGTTTGTTCATCCTCATTCATCGCATCCACAATCTCCACCACCGTCTTTTGCCTGGTCAGGCTGTCCGTTCCTAGCGAAATATCTTCAACTGCAATGGATACTGCTGCCTGTTCGTTTATTGCGGCACTGTTAATATCTTCGGGTAAAGATTCATTACTGTGCGCATCCCGCTCATCCTCATCCTCGATAACGATGATGACGGAACTGTTGGACATTTGGCGCGTATCACGCACCGGACTGCCAGCATGGGACAGACTGCTTTTGCTACTTTTGCTACGTCCGATACCGCTGGATGTGCTCTCCTCCATTGAACTGCTGTACTGCGATTCGATTGATTTCGTGCTCGATGCCGGGAGAGTGCCGACTACCTTCTTTCTATCGTTCTGTTGGTGtattcgtttggttttgctactgctgctgtttatGCTaatactactattactactgaGAGCGTTATGATGATTAGGCACTACGGTTGTTATTGAATTAGATTTTTCCAACAGTTCACCATTGTTGGTACCGTTGCTTGTGGTTCTACTACATTCCCGATCCGATGGGGCAGTCGTTTGCGGCAATGTGCTAACGGTCCTCTGGCGGCTGGTGTGCTCATTATGCAACCGAAGCCCACACTTTTCCGCAAGCTTAAATGCCTCGTATGTGTTGCGCACTGTCACTTGTAGCTTGCCGAAGGATAACTTGGTATGATTGGGCAAACCACGACTGTACGCGGATAGTGATGCGGAATGCTGCCCACGACGCTTGCCACCATTTTCGCACAACCATTCGTGGCTCTGGAGCTCTAGCATCGTAATACGGTGCTGCGGGTTAACGGTAAGCAGTGATCGCACTAGATTCTTCGCACTTTCACTCACACCAAACCAGGTGCTCGAGCTAAGATCGAACGAACCGCGCTTTATTTTGTCGGTTATCATGTCCATCTCCTTCGACGTCGATGCAAGATTATCGTGGAAAAAGTACCGACTCGGGATGAACGGTGCCCGGCCAGACAGCATCGTGTAGAGGATAACTCCGAGCGACCATAGATCGGTCGTTTCGAGCGAGTACGAGGCGGAAGACGAGGAGGAGGTACCATCCGCTTGTACGTGACCCATCACCTCAGGAGCTGCATAGCCAACCGTACCGGCGGGAAGCCGTGGTTCGACACTGTTACCGTCCAGCCGCTCTGCAAACCCAAAATCGATCAACCGTAACCGATCGGAAGACGATCGTTCGAAGAGTACATTTTCCGGCTTCAAATCCCGGTGTGCGAAACCTTGCCGATGAACGTGCGCGACCACCTCGACCAGTTGGGAAAAGTAGCCACGTATTCGCGCCTCCGTCTGTTGACCGGGTTGTCGGTTGATGCGTTGAAGAAGCTCGCCGCCCTCGAGCAATTCCAGCACGAGATAGATGTAGTTGTTGTCTTCCAATATCTCAACGAACTGCGTCACATTCGGGTGTCCTTGACATTGGCGCAATACTTCCGCCTCGCGTTTGGCAAAACCAGCCGTTTGCGGGTGATTGAACAGAACTTTAACGGCGTAGAAATTGTTACTGCGAAGCCGCTGGCATCTGAGACACGTCGAATACGTGCCAAATCCAATAACTGAATCGTTCGTCAACGCATATTTCTTGAAGAAACTCGATTGCTGTGAATTTATACATATGAAAatagcaaattaaaaataattatcaataaTTAAACCAAGCAGAAGTTGTACCTTGGACGCATTTTGTCTAATATAGCTCTCCTGCGGACGCATATTGTGGATCGGGATGAACTTGTTCCGATCCGTTACGTTTTTGGTAAGCAGCTTCGGCGAAACGTACGAATATCCTGTACGAAACAATTGACACCATTACTTGAGCATTCCCAGTCGAGAGTTATTTGCGTGCTTGCGACCTGCGAAACTTACCTCTAAACAACCGATCAGCATTCTTTGGCGGAGAGCACGGATTTTCCACAACATCCTGCTTGGTAAACTCGGAGCTAAAGTTGCGCGTATCGCGTTCATTCTCGGCAACCGGTGGGAACGGTGCCTGTATCTGTTTCCGTACCAACCGCGACCAGTTGATGGAGCGCAGAAAGGGATGCGACTTCAGCTCGGACGCATCGGTCTTGCCACTGCCGAGCCGCCGCCGCGGGTCCTTCACCAGCAGCTTGCGGATAAAATCGGTCGCCTCCGGTGAAAGATTTTCCGGGATAATTGCCTCCGTCTCCGTGATGCGTTTAGCGATATCATTCGGTTCGGCTGCGAATGGGGATGCGCCGGTTAGCAGCTCGAACGTCAACACTCCTACCGACCACCAGTCAACGGCGGTGTCGTGGCCGTCTTTAAGTGGTTTCAAAATTTCCGGTGCCATATATTCGACCGTACCGCAGAAGCTGTACGCACGCTCGTGTTGGTACGTGAGTTCCCGCGACAAGCCAAAGTCTGTCAGTACGATGTGGCCGTCCTTGTCGACCAGAATGTTTTCCAGCTTGATGTCTCTGTACACGATACCCAGCTGATTAgaaaagagatgaaaaataaactttcttTAGCATCGTTTGATTTGTTGTGAATGGCAAAACGTTTACCTTGTGAAGATGTTCAATGGCAACTATTATCTCAGCAATGTAAATCTGAACAGCAGATTCTTCGAAGAGCAATCGTTTACAAAGCAGCGTGAACAGTTCACCACCGATCACATAGTCCAGGATCAGGTACAGCTTCGAGTCCGTCTGGAAGGCGTAATGCATCGTTACCAGAAACGGAGCCTCCTGTATCGCTTCAAGCACCTACAAGATAACAATCAAAATCATTAGCATACAGCGAGAATTAGCCAATGCACTTATCGTGGAATTGAGGTTGAAGACCATGGCGACGACTGGCACATCATTTACAACGTTTCAAATACCTACCTGCCGTTCGGTTCTTGTATGTTCTGCCGTCTTTTTCTTCAGACTTACGATGCCCTTCTTCAGCACCTTCATGGCGTAAATTTTGTTCTTATCTACACCAGTTGTCTTTCGCACCAAGAACACCGTTCCGTATGCTGTACATaaggaaaagggaaagttttttttttcaattagcaTACGttaacacaccaccaccagtgAGGCAAGCGGCAAGTTGTTTACCTCCGGTTCCAAGCACTTTTAGcatttcgaagtcgtccaaactAACTTTGTCCTGGTCGTTAAGTTGAACTGAAATGGGgaacaaagcagaaaaaatcaTTACTATAAAGCTTTTTTGGGAACGATTAAATGTGAAATCTGACCACTCGTCTGTTTAAGATAAACATGTAATCATTGCAAGTTGcagatttttttctgtgcaaaatgtgaaaaagcggctttaatataaaaaaaaacatcatcatcaataaTCTCCATTTACCAGAACAAGGTTTATAGAGAAGTGTTGTCCAACCGAAACAAGATAGGGATCGGCTCTATTTAGATATCCAGCGGTACCGcgcttttttgttacattccaGAATGGTGTCACGCGGCACAAATCGATCCCACACCTCCTCATGGGGAACCGACCTCACCCGTCTCATCTCATATGCAACAAACCACCCTCGCTACAGAATTTATATAGAATATACGGACCAAACCAAGGTAAGGTTTGGCGGGCATGAAAACTGTGACTGCGGCTGACACACCATCATACAAACGGAAGGTTCTTCATGAGATTGCATGGTGGTGGGTACAGGGGATGATACGGTGGGGTGGTGAATAATCACGAGAAGGTGGCGGAGAAGAAAGCATGATTTGATGACCTACTTCTTGCGTTTGCGTACGTTTACGCCGCTaatatgagtgtgtgtgtgtgtgtgtgtgtgtgtgtgtgtgtgtgtgtgtagggggACTAGTAGTAGTGGGCAGCGTTATAGTAATAGTAGGCAATAGGCATACCACCTGCGCACAATGCTCTTGTCATgtcagtagtagtagtacgcacacacagcacggtttgttttacttcgcTTAATGTTGCTGCAacatatttatattaaattgaGTTATATCCAACTATTTAACAACAAACCCTTTatttgccaaacaaaacccaaaggACATAGTTAGGAAAGATGTACTTTGCCCGCAGTTCGGTTGGAAAACCCCGTTAGCTGTGGAGTTACTTCCGTTACTCCGGCTGGCAATTCCGAAGGCCGGCAGTCAAGGCAATGCAAGAAATAACGGAACAAGGTTTGGCGCAGGTTTTCTGCTGTGTTATGCTGCCATCTCTCCTTGGATGACTTACGCCTAGTTCGGTAGCTAGAGCAAGAAAGCAGCTGCAGagcgaatgtgtgcgtgtgtgaactAGTGAAATCTATCTTTACATAACTGCGTATACGCTCTTTCtcactctcgctctcgctctctctgtATCATTCTCACCACATTCAtcggatttgttgttttgcctcTGCAACCACCCATTGCAGCATGGAATGTGGTTGTCCGTTCTTCTGCAGTAACATTTTTCTCACCCACACGACGACGAACAAGCCTACTATGTTGAGGGTTTCCACCATTTCCCATGACTGACAGCTCCATGTTACTCTCTTTCAGCTTTTTGCTTTCTCAGTCGCTCGCTCACTTTTACGCAAAGTGGGAGGAAGTGTGACGCAAAGTGAGAGGACGGCTAAAATGTCGGTGAAACATGTTTGATTATGTTggtatcaaacaaacaataacaccTGTAGCATTCATACAGTGGATGCTGTGTGTTTCAATgggagtgtgtgcgtgtgtgtcaaTTTCGTTGTCCATGCCAAAAGGGAAAGAGGGAAACGACACGGTGGAAAATCCCGACACGACTGCCCGGCACAAGATTTCATCTGCGAAATGAAACACACGGCGCATCACCGTTCGGTGGAATTGCATTTAAGCACAAACCGCGCATTTGTCAAAACCGAAGCGTTAGTGCGTTACGCGTAGGCGTTACTACGTTTTCCCTAATCTCGCGCAATATACAGGACATCTGAGCTAATAAGCTGACAATGAATTCAATGAATTACGGTTGAAAATTGTTGTCTTTGTACAATTGTATAACACAAAAAGATTTAAAGAACGCAagtaaaaaatgtaatattattAAATGGAATTCAGGTGGCGATGATTGCCATCTCACGCCAATGGACGAATTTTGTACAAATGGCGCAGTAGCAGAGAATACGCGCGCGGCCTCATTATATTTTATCgtgctattttttattttttgttgttgttgttgtgtgccgATTTTCTTCGGCGTTTCGCATTTTGTTATGCTGGTTTTACGATTTTTTGCTATGccatggtttttgttttgtttttaaaacttcTCTCCTTGGACAGTGGAGGAGCTTTGGTACCCCAGTGGTACACCATCGTCACGGGAAGAGAGCTTTGAAGAGACAGAGTTTAAGCGAGACATCAAGCAcctaacaaaaccaaaccaaactctTGCCTTGGTTTACCTTTGTAGCATTCCATTTCAAGctagaaacaaacacattgttggaaaacaatatgcaaaaaaaaaaacaacaaaacaccataACCGttatataatataaaatattttcatacaaacCAAGGCCATCCAAACCTCAACAATGGacgagaaaaacacaaccttTAGCATTATATGTGTGCCAGGTGTCAACTGATGACGTTTTCCCTACAATGACGACTCAAGCACaacacccctcccccccctccctcacacacacaacaggCCTGAAGAGAAAATACACTTTCCTTTTCGATTTACCTCTTcaaaaaacgaatcaaaccGGAAGTGAAAGTTCGAAGAACAATCCAACTTCCGAAATGGTGTTTGGTAAATATTTAGAATGCATTAGTGAAAGATGTCTATATTCTTAAGGTAAATGCAATGATATGCAATATACTTTTCGCAAAAGAAATCTTCAAAAATTCTTCCTTCAATGTTGCGCATCAAAATAATCCATTCTTTACCGAtttccaacagcaaaacagctTGGAACCATTACAAACGCATCCCTGTTGCACAAACATCTTGAACCATTTGTGCGCAATATTAATGCATTCGATAAAACATCACATCAACAACACACATCTAATGTCGTGTACAACATGCGCCACAACTAGGTACGCACACAGGCAGAGGTGGGCCAAATGGAAATGATCAGATGATCGGAGGATCCTTGATCGAATGTGAAAGAAACTCAATATTACCGCATAGTGGAAAATTTTAGCTTTCCATTCTACAAACACCTGGTAAGCGTGCTATTCTGGTGGATCTCTAACCTTTCTCAATTGACATAACACACATAGGAACGCATCGGCAGCCAGATAAGCGAGCAAGTACAAAGTTGTTGCCCGATCACCCACACCATCAGGCGTGCGCAATCGACGTCAACTGCACATCACACATCATCTGCACTCTAACTGCAAAAGCACATTACATTACACACACCCTCGGCCACTACTTGGCTTGCTTTTGCACTATCCAACTGCTGCACTACGACACAGCTGCTTTGACAAAAAGGCCTTGCCTGCGGCGTCCGCTCGCAGGTTCGATTGCGCATCCGTCGCGCATGCACACACTCATCCGCGCGGACCGGTGTGCGGCGGTGCAATTATTGAGTACCGGCACAAAAACACCGTGGTACGGTGGTGATACGCATTTTTCAAGCGCCGCCGACGGTAGCCGACAGGAAACGAGCAAACATTCCGCTGCAGTTAAGGAGACACGGTGATCTACAACGGGGGCTAAACCATTGTAAAATATGAATACCAAATGGAAGGAATTCAAGGGAACATGGCATGAGGAGTTTGTAAATGATTAGCGCCAAAGgtattttccaaaccaaaaccaatgtCCTACAAGGAAAGTGTAAAGAGGGATAAAAATATCCCAGCTAAAAGCAAACCGCTAACGGAGATAACAGTTTGCTGGTGGCAAATAAATGCACTCCGATCTTGtgggtggaataaaaaaaaggtaaacaatccACAAACACAGTGGAAAGATTGATAACATCCCTGTTTTCTTATCATAAGAGCCCGGAGGGAAGGGGAGTGGGAGAGGGGAGATGCACATGCATCGGTGCACCATAGCTACTAATTACGATTTACTATTGTATATCGTTAGCAATTCTTGAACCTCCTTATGATGTACTTCTATAACCAATTGCATCTCGGTGGCTCCACCAaatggtggggggggggggctaggacattattttcatttggtCATCTTCAGAGCTTGAGATATTTGATgcacaaaaattcaatttttccgtataattttttaaattgtttcataaTTATTAATCGTTTTATCACAAATCTAATCAATGTAGAATACGTTGAATAactttttttggaaattttacataattttcgATAAAACACTACATAAACGACCAAAATTAACCCACAAAGTGTTTGTTGGCCCTAACGGCTCTCTTAAATTATCatcaaaaaaaacaaggcggACCATTTAGCTTAATAAATACAGCTCTTTAAAAAAAGAGTATTTTCTAAGTAAGGTAGGCTCTTTTAGTAACACTAAATGACTGATTTGTTTGAGTATTAAGTTTTATTCACATTAATGCGCACCTTCAACGTATAGGTATGTCCAACTCGAAGGTTTGAAGCTGTAGCGCTGGATTCCATAGCATCGACCACATCATCCACTAGTCATGTGGAGAACTCGATGCCGCAATAACCCCGGCTTCTAGCAGCCGTTCGGGTATCTGGAAGATCCAGTTGGCAGTTACACCTCTGGTGTGGAGAGTAAGATATACGACAAATCCTgttattggggtagatcacggtctaagctagttttttttgtatgcgttttgacgtttccaggcttatccgcttacagctcgccatacaaatggcaagcccagttaagcctaggaaagaaggattagattggtttctcaatgaaagtacccaagtacccaaaacccaaactcgacaaatgtcaaaacaaagaattttgctgctggcctgagccaggttaggccaagtttcccgtgtgcgaaaaaggtaaacaaattttttttaacgaaaagaactgaaaaaggattattttgataatcagacttgtatattatttcaaatgcattgaaattaaaatcaaattactaaacttaaatcgatttttctcaaattttagtttcacaaaaatgatcccttgtgtcattctttatgtcaaaatgctatgtcctttaagaatctgtacagaatgatacagcccggtacttggattatttgacagatacaggcttaaagcttaagctttctaacttttgggatgatctaccccattaccAGAGACCACTCAACGCCGATCCTCGTTTCCTGacaaaaacatcatcccaACCTTTCGGGCGCATGTGGCATATCGAACAAAGcatcaaacaaattgtaaCCTTTTTCCCCTTTGCTGTCGTGTCTTATCAATACCAAAAAGGGTGGCTAAAAAAAAGTGCCCCAAATTATTATGTCTGAGTTGGCGCCTTTGTTGTCTGTGCGCCTTCGCCTCGGTCTAGAGCCGTTACTTCCTTCGATCCAGACGAAATTCAAATCCATCCCCGTCTGCACGACCCGGGACCGGATTAGCAAAGATTcatcgaaataataaaaaaaaaaaaaaaccactacGCCACCAGAACCCACCGCCAGACAAGATGCACTGATGATGGTCATGGTTTTTCcacgggaaaataaaaaggaaaaccaaaacggtctgtgtgctttttttgcgCATTTTGCGCCTCCACATTCCCGTAATGCATTTTACGGAGCGCAACACAacatagcacacacacacaccagttGTTTAGCTGCAGTTTTACTTCGCATCCTCTGCGCGCCTTGCCTGCACATCATCACCGAAACCATGATAAATCGATTGACGCGTTTGGCGAGAACCACTCTCCACCACTGAGCTGTCGTCTCTGCAAATTCCTGACCTGGGTCGACCGAAAATGGAGACTTCGCAACCGCGCTTTTCCTCCAGGTGTGTGTGGGGGGCTC
This Anopheles marshallii chromosome 3, idAnoMarsDA_429_01, whole genome shotgun sequence DNA region includes the following protein-coding sequences:
- the LOC128712933 gene encoding uncharacterized protein LOC128712933, coding for MRRNNRTRAGAGVGGGGGGGGGAIVAVPINPSAASGGRLMTRAHDKRPCEDYRDLEEEPSSSRGNNFTTSSRNVPTRTSSRPVGSIYNITNLDNVKHKMSSLLSGYGTLKGLSESIHPAALIEQVVQDKMKQDKLKQMQRQKGGSGGGGQSSGSHRAMFRQVSETQLVLNSDGTSDEEEDEVEYEDDPVMADMCMQANQGLLLVEDEESEKSDSEQPEVNSSSSWSQRKKSGRTVDLTVCDTTSSVHDEDDDEDEEEAEDEEAEEEEYETQDHEDLQDDEEYEELDADQYAMEEEPEDADEEQDQEEEYYVEDGEDEQEPIDTTDDQQQEAEGLEEEQEEEDELMCSGELEDDDVQEVIDVEQHDQMRQKSFAQQKQHSGSYYGDSTDRTSREPQHKDSVIYNGTHTATPQLTQSELNEEEMVKISAINTKVQLNDQDKVSLDDFEMLKVLGTGAYGTVFLVRKTTGVDKNKIYAMKVLKKGIVSLKKKTAEHTRTERQVLEAIQEAPFLVTMHYAFQTDSKLYLILDYVIGGELFTLLCKRLLFEESAVQIYIAEIIVAIEHLHKLGIVYRDIKLENILVDKDGHIVLTDFGLSRELTYQHERAYSFCGTVEYMAPEILKPLKDGHDTAVDWWSVGVLTFELLTGASPFAAEPNDIAKRITETEAIIPENLSPEATDFIRKLLVKDPRRRLGSGKTDASELKSHPFLRSINWSRLVRKQIQAPFPPVAENERDTRNFSSEFTKQDVVENPCSPPKNADRLFRGYSYVSPKLLTKNVTDRNKFIPIHNMRPQESYIRQNASKQSSFFKKYALTNDSVIGFGTYSTCLRCQRLRSNNFYAVKVLFNHPQTAGFAKREAEVLRQCQGHPNVTQFVEILEDNNYIYLVLELLEGGELLQRINRQPGQQTEARIRGYFSQLVEVVAHVHRQGFAHRDLKPENVLFERSSSDRLRLIDFGFAERLDGNSVEPRLPAGTVGYAAPEVMGHVQADGTSSSSSASYSLETTDLWSLGVILYTMLSGRAPFIPSRYFFHDNLASTSKEMDMITDKIKRGSFDLSSSTWFGVSESAKNLVRSLLTVNPQHRITMLELQSHEWLCENGGKRRGQHSASLSAYSRGLPNHTKLSFGKLQVTVRNTYEAFKLAEKCGLRLHNEHTSRQRTVSTLPQTTAPSDRECSRTTSNGTNNGELLEKSNSITTVVPNHHNALSSNSSISINSSSSKTKRIHQQNDRKKVVGTLPASSTKSIESQYSSSMEESTSSGIGRSKSSKSSLSHAGSPVRDTRQMSNSSVIIVIEDEDERDAHSNESLPEDINSAAINEQAAVSIAVEDISLGTDSLTRQKTVVEIVDAMNEDEQTDEIVIDVEEEETSKDADTDKMKSEPIPSSRKSREAENNNNDVVDGLVVPTTKQQHHQIDSVSVARVTMELRQIMNEEDFSDTTKELLGATINVEPVLDCLQDMKENKPPRNERKNEQLPAPSSVPEASSSNISNVNVTAPHRTNATIKKERSEKLVQHVSCTADNYLSDQSFGLDNLFTLQLSKEFVGYRDTDCTLLGRTISVHSDDEVVMYLGCSEVDEPFYGFDEEEWYRGSDSYQRKIKSTFFKADNKRVKKGNNPYPYGGMETIVKTEPDPVRITKRRAEVSYDEVGHEPRPKHLRQIERKNYSQTKWRNTICSSTVVKREVC